The genomic stretch actcccagtctgcagaagcttggcagaagaggaatattccagcatgataacgatccaaaacacactgccaaaatcccaATGGAGTCTTTACAAAAGAAACAAGTAAAAACCTGACCTTGCCAAGTATGTCGCCTGACTTAAaaccaatagaacacctttggggtattttaaaatgaaagccAAAGCAACATAACACCTCCggcaaaaagcagcagaaagaagtGTCTCTGAACAATGGCAGAACATCTCTGCAGAAATCTGTGTACTACTGGTATCCCGTATGCAAAGAAGGATTGAgtgtgtcatcaaaaataaatgctgacatgcaaagttttgaaaaaataaaagatttgaatcTGAGCAATAAAAGGCTTTTGTTTGAGttcatgtctgtatttttaatacagCAAATTTGCACTATTAGCTTTTAATTTTACGTGACAGCAAACAAGCAGCTACTATTCATATTACAAGTAATGCAGTTGCTGTCAGATGATACTATTTGGAGTATTGCATGCTTTCGTACACTATTCTGTACTTTAAATCAACCTTATCTTCAGCAACACACAATGCAGCTTCATATAAATCATACATCAAACTCATCTTCACATAACTCatcaatttttatttgtgtgccAGAGCTTAGACCAATCCAGAGACAGCGGCACTGtacataaactgtattttttattgattgcATTTCAAGTCTCGGCTAGCACTTCATATAGAACAGCTGAGATTTTGCACCTATTGGCACAAGAGGGAGCTATTGGCTCGTTCATGTCACATGTAAGAAACGGTGCACTGACTGTGCCACACTTTGCCCACCCCAGATCACACACAGCACATGAAACGTTCCTTTTTACTCAGTGTGAGGTGAGGATCTCTTGCTGATTGTGACCACAGGATAAGCAACTACTGAGTTACATGGCATTTATATATGTGACAGTAGTTGGCAAACAAATCATTCTTTTCCTACAGTTTAGCAGGTTTTTGCACAACATTTAAATATGCAATactattattataaatattaatattcttttgttttgaattGCTTCAGATGCTGCAAAATGTGTCTCGGCTGGTTGTTGAGATGCAGCCCAAACCTAGTGATATAATGTAATCATTGTTTAATTGTctgattaaaatgtgcaaaataataataataataataataataataataataataatcatcataataataatcataatcataatcataataataataaatatggtAGAAGATGAATGAGATGCACATTACTTACATGTGTGCATGTATCCTGATTGTAATATTATTGTTTGCTCTTTTTGGCACAAATGCATAAACTAGCAACAGGAATATTGCTGAACGTGGCTCCAATACTTACAATGAATCTGTAGTGAATCTGCACTAAATTCCATTTTGGGAGTGGGGTTGGTCCCTCCGTGACCCTCCACCACTGTGTGTCCACTGGCTGGAGACGTGGCAGCGCCTCCGGTCATATGATTTTTGGTTCATACTCGAACCCCACCCCGTTATTGCCCACCctgcaaagattttttttttttaaattttttttataccaTCGGCTGTTCCTTATTTCAGCATGAAATGTCAGTATAAACTTATGCACAGACACATCAAGTCTTGCGAAATCGCTCCTGCATAACTCAGCACAAACACTAGACATGGATTTTCGTGGCGGTTACCACCCAAAACAGTGCCATTTTTAGACGTTTACTGCTGACGTTTACAGAGGCTTCAAATAGCTTCCGTTGTACACTGGTAGTGATTGGACTGTCCTGTAGTTGAGTGAGCTAACATACTGGCTGTACAAGTCCGACATTCTTCACTTCAATGGAGGAACAGCCCAAAGATCGGGCACAAGACAGGCAATACCACCACCACGGAGAGGACAGGAACTCTATTCAACATACAACTTGTCTAAAAAATGATCAGAGCCACCTCCAGTGCCAGCATCAGGAAACGCAGACGAAGAAAACAGGTTGGGCCATCCGGAAAAGTTAGCTAATGCTTGCTAGCCTTGGTCAGCTAATGTCAACGAGCCGACTAGCATTTGCTAACTAATGTGAACTAATGTGATTGAGGGTTTAGCTTGCTAGCTAGCTATCGGTTCGAGCTGCACGTCGTTGCTTGGGATAATTTAGGACACGTTAGAGCTGTTGAGCAGCCGGCTGAGTTGGCCGCTGTCGGACCAGAAACCAACCATGATGTTAGCTAGTGAGCTAGCTGACGTTGCGTGACAGTTGTCGCTGGTGGTGGTTTGACATATCGGGGATTGACCTTGTGCGCCGGTTTCGCCAcccatttttctgtttcaaatgCATCTAAATCGTTTCGTTAAAGCCTGTCGGGTGTGTTGTTAAAGTGCTGTAACTACGTGGCGAATCGTCCTCAGCAGTAGTCAAAGCTTTATCTTTTTCCTATCAGCATGCTTGTGTCCAGTTTAGGAAACCGAGCCGGCTCCACTGGAATGTTCTGAGCTGCCGTTTCCTGTCGGCCATGTTAGAATATCACTGCGAGCTAATGCTATAGTTACCTGGCTGCTTAGGAAATGCTGTACAACCTCGGTACTTTGCCGTTGTGGCATGTCGTTGTCGTGTTTTGCCTACATGGGCTGCAGCTGTTGGGTGGCTGTTGCGGAACCAACTGTCGGTACCAGGGCGTGTTAATGGCAAACGAGCCGCTGGTTAGTTGACATTAGCTAACGCTAGCTGTCTCTGACAGGCCTGTTGCATGTTGTCCACTGAAGCCACGCAGCCACTCGATTGTGACCACTTGATGTTGatttctgcagcagaacagGTACTGTGAGCATCGATCTTTTGTTAGCTGACTGCTGTATTAACGTGCTAGTGAGCAAGAAGCTGCCCCGTGTTACAGAGGCTGTATGATGTGCTTACAGACATGGGGGCAGCACCATTCAATGGGAAGCCCCACGTTGACACAGCAGTTCCCATGCCTTAGTGCAATGCACAGGCCTATTTATGTTTCACTGCCAGTCCATATGTTCATCATAAATGTTACTGGGAGCCTTACTTATACACCTTTTAACAACTGGTCTTTGATGTCAGATCAGATATTCTCCAGAAAGTTAAGAAGCTTAAAATTCCTGTTGCAGATGACAGTTGTGACAGTTATTACATGTCTCTAACCTgcttatacatatatatagtgaGTACAAGGGTCATCTTGGCATATGTCAGGAGGTAAATTTTCCAGAAACACTATAGAGATAATAAATGGATTGTTATCAAGCTTATAGTCTGTGGGTGGGGTTTAAGTAGGACATCAAGTCATTGTTTATGTATATAGCACAATTGAGCTGAAGCAGTTTCCTACATAAAAGGAATGCTGGCATTGCAAATTAACCTAacaattttgaacattgaagtTTAGACTCCACATTTGGTATATATGGTGTGATTTCATCAGTTTAAATGTTAAGGTTTCGAGCCCCCCagtacattaaataaaatacagctttACCTGCTGTAATGCATTTTAAGGCGTAGAGCCTACCATGTTATTAGTCAGGGAGATTAATCTGACAGATTAAGAACTTAGTCATGACCCAGCAAAAATATGCATGAagacccaacaaatccaaaaattaCCTGGATCTCCTCTGAGCaagctttgtttatattttaaatttttctgtgtatcattttgtttttgacataAGTACCAGTTTAATCTGTAGATATCAGAGACAAGCTATTTATGTCAAGTGTGAGTAAAATATGGGTCTTTAATATATGGAATAAGGTTGATTATGTTGCGTACCTGATTGTATGGTCTTAATGATTTTTCAGGTACAGTATTATGTGAACTTCAGTGTCCATTCATGCTCATAGATATTTCTAGTATACCAAGATGATTTAATTTAATgcctacatgtgctgcagattcTTAGCttcctttattttctgtgaaaGGTTAGAAGAACTGACAGTAGATGTGCTCATGACAGTTTTATGCTTGGTAGATGGTGGTTGATGTGTTCTGTCATTTCAGAATGAACTGATTTTGTTTCCCCTTTCAGGcaataaaaaagtaaacatCAGTGACGAGGAGGGGGAGAAGAATCTACATCTGTCTGATACTGTGGGAATGTCGCATCCCCCCAACAGCAATGGTAACAGACACATAAGTAATTCAAATGTGAAGCAGAAGTCAACGCAAAAGCTGTACACGACTGTTCCAAAAGTGAGCAGCAAAGGATTGGACCATAAGAAGAATAtggaccttaaaaatgacaaGGAAAAGGCCCTGGATTTGACTCATCATGAGGGTCAGCCTTTGGATAAGAAGGACTCTGTGTTGGTTCAAAATGGCGTTGTAAACTGTGGCTTAATTACAAATGGCTATTCTAGCAAGGACAATGATGGCAGCGGCTCAGAAGGTGGATATACTACTCCGAAGAAACGCAAGACCAGATGTAACAACACTAAGAACTCTGATAATGTGataagagaaaaggaaaaagacatGCAGCAGGGCAGCAGTACACAGGAGCCGGGGGCTTTTAATCTCGAGACAAATGAGAAAGGAATGACCTCCAGACTCGATGGCTTTAGAGCCTCTCATAAAGTAGAAGCTCAGTCAGCAGCTAGAAGGGTTGTTGTGTCAGAGGCTTCAGTGGGTGAatctcagaggaaaaactctgACGGCAAAACTGTTGGCACCTTTGGTAAAAAATCTGAGGAAAGGCACAAAGGCAAGCTTTCCTCACCTTCAAAAGAGGACTCGTGGACTTTGTTTAAGCCCCCTCCAGTATTTCCTGTGGACAATAGCAGTGCTAAAATTGTTCCCAAGATCAGTTATGCAAGTAAAGTAAAAGAGAACCTCAACAAAGTAGCTCAAGGTGGAGGAGAGGCACTGCCTCCTCCTGTTAGACTGTCACAGGTCCCTATGTCTGCTATGAAAACTATCACCTCAGCTAGCTTTACTAATGGTCCTGTTTCTGGAAATGGAAACGGCTGCCCATCAGTGGGTACCTTCTTTGCTCCTGCTGCTAGTGGTATTCCACCAGCCCCATCTATCCCAAGTGGCGAGAATGTAGCATCTCCTTTGGAAAGTAACTGTAGCTCTACAACCAGTCCTGTAGATGGAGAAGCATATGAGCTTAGAAAGTGTACTCTTTTAATTTACCCTTTAAATATGCAACCTGTGCTCCCTAGCGCTCGTCACCTTGACCCACCGGCTGCTCAGACAAATCAGAAAGCCCTGGGAGACATCTTCCAGAATCAGTGGGGGCTTTCCTTCATCAATGAGCCCAACCTGGGGCCAGAAGGAGGAAATGGGCAGGCGCCTGCAGAGGACAAGACTACtgtggtcacatctcaaagcgagtgtgaggctgcagcagccaAGGCTACTCAGCCCTGCTTTGATGTTAGCCCATCATTTTTAGAGCCTGGCACTTTGGCTCAAGACCCTGAGAAAAGGACTTGTAGCCCTTGCAATGTGTCTAATGCTTGTTCTCCTGCTTGTGTGATCGTTGAGGAGGAGAACAAGCTGCAGCCATGTGGCCAGGACAAGACAAAAGTAGAGGCCAAGGGTGCAGGTTCTGCTGCGTCGGCCTCTAGTAAAGACAACGGTGCTAAGCCTGCACAGGGCCAGCTAACCACTTTGTTGTTTGGCTCATCTAAAGAACAGGCTCACTCTAAAGACATTGGCAGGAGGTGTAGCTGGGGGTCCTTTGATGTTAAAGCTGCTGTCACTTACCACACTAAAGGTAAGACTGACTACATTCTCAATCATATTATTCTGTATTACCATCAAAGTTGTAATCCATAAGCTtgaatttctgtttgttttgctgcgCATACTACAAACATTACAAGAGCAGCTACTTTGTCAGACATATTACAAAAGAGCAGCATGTTTATCTGTTTCAGCACTACCAAACAGGTAAACCAAAGTTGGTCTGCAGTAACTGTAATTTGATTTTATTCTGCACAAATGTGGAAGTATGTTTCCACTTTACAGAGGAGCATGTAACAGTattgtttttaaagtctttctGAGGAGTTGAATGCATACACCTGCGACTCTCCAGCTTGCTCCATGATTCCcttacaaaaatcaaaaatgatctgcttaggaaaaaaatgttgaaatttcaTTTTTGATGAACATAATGCTTAAAACTCACCATGGTGGCAGACATATTGCATATTTTGATAGAGCTACGCAATAAAAGACGGCT from Amphiprion ocellaris isolate individual 3 ecotype Okinawa chromosome 14, ASM2253959v1, whole genome shotgun sequence encodes the following:
- the nufip2 gene encoding FMR1-interacting protein NUFIP2 isoform X1 → MEEQPKDRAQDRQYHHHGEDRNSIQHTTCLKNDQSHLQCQHQETQTKKTGNKKVNISDEEGEKNLHLSDTVGMSHPPNSNGNRHISNSNVKQKSTQKLYTTVPKVSSKGLDHKKNMDLKNDKEKALDLTHHEGQPLDKKDSVLVQNGVVNCGLITNGYSSKDNDGSGSEGGYTTPKKRKTRCNNTKNSDNVIREKEKDMQQGSSTQEPGAFNLETNEKGMTSRLDGFRASHKVEAQSAARRVVVSEASVGESQRKNSDGKTVGTFGKKSEERHKGKLSSPSKEDSWTLFKPPPVFPVDNSSAKIVPKISYASKVKENLNKVAQGGGEALPPPVRLSQVPMSAMKTITSASFTNGPVSGNGNGCPSVGTFFAPAASGIPPAPSIPSGENVASPLESNCSSTTSPVDGEAYELRKCTLLIYPLNMQPVLPSARHLDPPAAQTNQKALGDIFQNQWGLSFINEPNLGPEGGNGQAPAEDKTTVVTSQSECEAAAAKATQPCFDVSPSFLEPGTLAQDPEKRTCSPCNVSNACSPACVIVEEENKLQPCGQDKTKVEAKGAGSAASASSKDNGAKPAQGQLTTLLFGSSKEQAHSKDIGRRCSWGSFDVKAAVTYHTKEMEFIFNLRKQDPKRVVIYDETKDGPDQ
- the nufip2 gene encoding FMR1-interacting protein NUFIP2 isoform X2, which codes for MSHPPNSNGNRHISNSNVKQKSTQKLYTTVPKVSSKGLDHKKNMDLKNDKEKALDLTHHEGQPLDKKDSVLVQNGVVNCGLITNGYSSKDNDGSGSEGGYTTPKKRKTRCNNTKNSDNVIREKEKDMQQGSSTQEPGAFNLETNEKGMTSRLDGFRASHKVEAQSAARRVVVSEASVGESQRKNSDGKTVGTFGKKSEERHKGKLSSPSKEDSWTLFKPPPVFPVDNSSAKIVPKISYASKVKENLNKVAQGGGEALPPPVRLSQVPMSAMKTITSASFTNGPVSGNGNGCPSVGTFFAPAASGIPPAPSIPSGENVASPLESNCSSTTSPVDGEAYELRKCTLLIYPLNMQPVLPSARHLDPPAAQTNQKALGDIFQNQWGLSFINEPNLGPEGGNGQAPAEDKTTVVTSQSECEAAAAKATQPCFDVSPSFLEPGTLAQDPEKRTCSPCNVSNACSPACVIVEEENKLQPCGQDKTKVEAKGAGSAASASSKDNGAKPAQGQLTTLLFGSSKEQAHSKDIGRRCSWGSFDVKAAVTYHTKEMEFIFNLRKQDPKRVVIYDETKDGPDQ